From the genome of Cognaticolwellia beringensis, one region includes:
- a CDS encoding enoyl-CoA hydratase family protein, with protein sequence MNPAFKSHIENGIAEIVINKAPVNALDSVEWQALADLINATGKNLDVSVLIIRSEGRGFCAGVDIKELDQYPERIVSVNAGNYETFKAVHLCPIPVIVALHGYVLGGGIGITGAADIVVASECTTFALPEVDRGAMGGGAHLQRLFPVQKVRYLFFTGETISVQDADKYGFIERIVPKDQLRENALEIAGKIAAKSSDMIRIAKESLNGIEDGDLEAKYRWEQGFTLQAYTSPDSAETRRAFVDKRDANF encoded by the coding sequence ATGAATCCAGCATTTAAAAGTCATATTGAAAATGGTATTGCGGAAATTGTCATCAATAAAGCGCCAGTCAACGCATTAGACAGTGTCGAATGGCAAGCATTAGCCGACCTTATTAATGCCACCGGAAAAAATCTTGATGTTAGCGTGTTAATTATCCGCTCTGAAGGCAGAGGTTTTTGTGCCGGTGTTGATATTAAAGAATTAGATCAATACCCCGAGCGTATTGTCAGTGTGAATGCCGGCAACTACGAAACCTTTAAAGCCGTTCATTTATGTCCAATTCCTGTGATTGTGGCATTACATGGCTACGTATTAGGTGGCGGTATTGGTATTACAGGTGCAGCTGATATCGTTGTTGCATCAGAATGTACAACTTTTGCTTTACCAGAAGTTGACCGTGGTGCCATGGGTGGCGGCGCGCATTTACAGCGTTTATTTCCTGTACAAAAAGTGCGTTATTTATTTTTTACCGGTGAAACTATTTCAGTACAAGACGCTGACAAATATGGTTTTATCGAGCGTATTGTGCCGAAAGACCAGCTGCGCGAAAACGCATTAGAGATTGCTGGCAAAATTGCCGCTAAAAGCTCAGACATGATCCGAATCGCCAAAGAAAGTTTAAATGGTATTGAAGACGGTGATTTAGAAGCTAAATATCGCTGGGAACAAGGTTTTACTTTACAAGCCTATACCAGTCCTGATTCCGCTGAAACTCGCCGCGCGTTTGTTGATAAACGCGACGCAAATTTTTGA
- a CDS encoding acetyl-CoA C-acetyltransferase encodes MTQAYIVDALRTPTGRRKGGLSHVHAIDLGAAALKPLVERNNIPPEDYDDVIFGCVDTIGSQAGNIARTSWLAAGLPMNVPGTTVDRQCGSSQQAVHFAAQAVMSGTQDVIAVGGVQTMTQVPISSAMLAGQPLGFTTPFAESKLWDARFGDAPVNQFYAAQRIADHWNISRADMEVFALESHRRALAAAAEGRFDREIVAVEGLSADETPRVSTLEKMASLDPVDPTYPSITAAVSSSVCDASAAMLIVSEKALKKYNLTPRARIHHISVLGDDPIWHLRAPIPATQAALKKANLTLDDIDLVEINEAFASVVMAWLKETGYSHEKTNVNGGAIALGHPLGATGVRLMTGLLHELERTGGRYGLQTMCEGGGLANVTIIERL; translated from the coding sequence ATGACACAAGCATATATTGTAGATGCACTACGTACACCGACAGGTCGACGCAAAGGCGGCTTATCTCATGTTCATGCTATTGATTTGGGGGCTGCGGCGTTAAAACCGTTAGTTGAACGCAATAATATTCCACCAGAAGATTATGATGACGTTATATTCGGTTGTGTTGACACGATTGGTTCACAAGCAGGAAATATCGCCCGTACCAGTTGGTTAGCGGCAGGCTTACCCATGAATGTACCGGGTACAACAGTTGACAGGCAATGTGGATCTTCACAGCAAGCCGTGCACTTTGCTGCCCAAGCCGTGATGAGTGGTACACAAGATGTTATCGCTGTTGGTGGTGTTCAAACCATGACGCAAGTGCCTATTTCTTCGGCGATGTTAGCGGGGCAACCCTTAGGTTTTACCACACCATTTGCTGAAAGTAAGCTCTGGGATGCACGCTTTGGCGACGCACCAGTTAATCAATTCTATGCAGCACAACGCATTGCTGATCACTGGAATATTAGCCGAGCCGATATGGAAGTATTTGCCCTTGAGAGTCACCGACGTGCACTTGCTGCAGCGGCAGAAGGGCGTTTCGACCGTGAAATTGTTGCTGTTGAAGGTTTATCGGCTGACGAAACACCACGCGTAAGTACCTTGGAAAAAATGGCCAGTTTAGACCCTGTCGACCCAACTTATCCAAGTATTACAGCCGCGGTATCAAGCTCAGTTTGTGATGCCTCTGCTGCGATGTTGATCGTGTCAGAAAAAGCCCTGAAAAAATATAACTTAACGCCAAGAGCGCGTATTCATCATATTAGCGTGTTAGGCGATGACCCTATTTGGCATCTTCGAGCGCCTATTCCTGCGACGCAAGCGGCATTAAAAAAAGCTAACTTAACCTTAGATGATATTGACTTAGTTGAAATCAACGAAGCTTTTGCGTCAGTGGTGATGGCTTGGTTAAAAGAAACCGGTTATAGCCATGAAAAAACCAATGTTAATGGCGGCGCTATTGCCCTAGGTCATCCTTTAGGGGCAACAGGTGTTCGATTAATGACAGGCTTGTTACACGAACTTGAAAGAACTGGTGGGCGTTATGGCCTGCAAACAATGTGTGAAGGCGGCGGTTTAGCCAATGTCACGATCATTGAACGATTATAA
- a CDS encoding acyl-CoA dehydrogenase family protein — translation MDFTFTEDQLMFREAISRFLMTEAAPEKLREIWETAEGRCPELRSSMATQGLTALSIPEADGGLGMGDIAWSLMTQELGYYGIPDSLADTAYVGAGLFSALGDDVAGKNDYLTKICDGELRLAIGHQCSPLVADAHLAEVLLLQHGDEVHLVPRDNIDEVVNQSIDSSRRLSQVTWQPKPETCIASGEAGAKIWHETLNRGALSVAGQLLGLAQRMLDLSVDYSVQRKQFGKAIGSFQAVKHHLADVAGKIEIAKPVLYRAACSLENNHPLTDVHVSQARNFCSEAAALAARHGLQIHGAMGYTWEVDLQMFMKRSWAINNTWGDSIFHQARVQDYVLNSDADLAPSKTFEGA, via the coding sequence ATGGACTTTACCTTTACTGAAGATCAATTAATGTTTCGTGAAGCCATCAGTCGTTTTTTAATGACTGAGGCGGCACCGGAAAAATTACGCGAAATCTGGGAAACAGCAGAAGGTCGTTGCCCAGAGTTAAGAAGCAGTATGGCAACACAAGGATTAACCGCATTATCTATTCCAGAAGCCGATGGCGGCTTAGGCATGGGTGATATTGCTTGGTCATTAATGACACAAGAGCTGGGTTACTACGGGATTCCTGACTCGCTTGCTGATACCGCTTATGTCGGTGCCGGATTATTTTCTGCCCTAGGCGATGATGTTGCCGGAAAAAATGATTATCTAACAAAAATTTGTGATGGTGAATTGCGTTTAGCCATTGGCCATCAATGCAGCCCATTAGTTGCTGATGCCCACCTTGCTGAAGTTTTACTTTTACAACATGGTGATGAAGTACATCTTGTACCACGTGACAACATTGATGAGGTGGTTAATCAAAGTATTGACTCATCTCGACGTTTGTCACAAGTGACTTGGCAACCTAAGCCAGAAACCTGTATCGCAAGTGGTGAAGCAGGGGCAAAAATTTGGCATGAAACCTTAAACCGTGGTGCATTATCTGTTGCTGGTCAGTTACTGGGTTTAGCTCAGCGTATGCTAGACCTTAGCGTTGACTATAGTGTTCAACGTAAACAATTTGGCAAAGCCATTGGTAGCTTTCAGGCGGTTAAACATCACTTAGCGGATGTTGCTGGCAAAATTGAAATAGCCAAACCTGTATTATATCGCGCGGCTTGTTCTCTGGAAAATAACCACCCATTGACTGATGTTCATGTCTCGCAAGCGCGTAATTTTTGTAGTGAAGCTGCGGCATTAGCTGCTCGTCATGGTCTTCAAATACATGGCGCTATGGGTTATACCTGGGAGGTTGATTTACAAATGTTTATGAAACGCAGTTGGGCCATTAACAATACCTGGGGCGATAGCATTTTCCATCAAGCGCGAGTACAAGATTATGTCTTAAATTCTGACGCTGATCTCGCACCATCTAAGACCTTTGAGGGCGCATAA
- a CDS encoding enoyl-CoA hydratase, translating into MSEVQTIDDVVLYEVRDNIAIVTMDRPEYNNAQNSQMTYALDKAFQLATNDDEVKVIILAGNGKHFSAGHDIGTPGRDVDKTFERTQLWYDHVNKPGGEFLYAREQEVYLGMCRRWRDLPKPTIAMVQGACVAGGLMLAWVCDLIIADDKAFFSDPVVRMGIPGVEYFAHVHELNPRIAKEFLFTGDRMPAERAYQMGMVNRVVPAASLREETFNMAERIAQMPRMGLQLTKQVINNAEDLMGKRSTMDMAFGLHHFAHVHNEAISGDRLGGFDAKAMVKANKSAAKE; encoded by the coding sequence ATGAGTGAAGTTCAAACCATTGACGATGTTGTATTGTATGAAGTACGTGACAATATTGCCATAGTGACTATGGATCGTCCTGAATATAACAATGCGCAAAACTCTCAAATGACCTATGCGCTTGATAAAGCATTTCAACTAGCCACCAACGATGACGAAGTTAAAGTGATTATACTTGCCGGTAATGGTAAGCACTTTTCTGCTGGTCATGATATTGGTACGCCAGGCCGCGATGTTGATAAAACATTCGAACGTACGCAACTTTGGTACGATCATGTTAATAAACCTGGCGGTGAGTTTTTATATGCTCGTGAGCAAGAAGTGTATTTAGGTATGTGCCGCCGCTGGCGTGATCTGCCTAAACCTACTATCGCCATGGTGCAAGGTGCTTGTGTTGCTGGTGGTTTAATGCTCGCTTGGGTGTGTGATTTAATCATCGCAGATGACAAAGCATTTTTCTCCGATCCGGTTGTTCGTATGGGCATTCCTGGTGTTGAATACTTTGCTCATGTGCATGAATTAAACCCTCGTATTGCGAAAGAATTTTTATTCACTGGCGATCGTATGCCAGCTGAACGTGCTTATCAGATGGGCATGGTTAACCGTGTTGTACCCGCTGCAAGTTTACGTGAAGAAACTTTCAATATGGCAGAGCGTATTGCGCAAATGCCAAGAATGGGTTTGCAATTAACTAAACAAGTAATTAATAACGCTGAAGACTTAATGGGTAAACGCTCGACCATGGATATGGCTTTTGGCCTACATCATTTTGCCCATGTCCATAACGAAGCTATTTCTGGCGATCGCTTAGGTGGTTTTGATGCCAAAGCTATGGTTAAAGCCAATAAGTCAGCAGCAAAGGAATAA
- a CDS encoding NAD(P)H-dependent flavin oxidoreductase, which produces MSTESSNTDGRWNTPLTKALGCRYPIIQTAMGWVSDANLVIATTRAGGFGFLAGATIASEDVEGEIKKVIDATGTSNFGLNFHMFQENAQQCLDLAIEYKLRAVSYGRGPDQATIARLKAAGVLCIPTVGAVKHAIKAVELGADMVTIQGGEGGGHTGSVPSSILLPQVLNAVSVPVICAGGFSCGRGLASVLAAGADGMAMGTRFLLTSDAPTPKITQQRYLDTHDVADIRISTAVDGMRHRMINNPFIDELERSSGMKRLWLALRSARQWKKETGMTLSHMMKVFFKGFREDPTAVATLIMSANQPVLIQKSMVDGNPDAGILPSGQVAAAINDLPSVETLINEIITQADTCIEQLITRRSNRSAE; this is translated from the coding sequence ATGAGCACAGAGAGCAGTAATACCGATGGCCGCTGGAATACGCCGTTAACAAAAGCACTGGGCTGTCGTTATCCTATTATTCAAACGGCAATGGGCTGGGTCTCTGATGCTAATTTAGTTATCGCGACAACACGGGCCGGTGGCTTTGGTTTCTTGGCTGGAGCTACTATTGCCAGCGAAGATGTTGAAGGTGAAATTAAAAAAGTTATCGATGCAACCGGTACCAGTAATTTCGGACTTAATTTTCACATGTTTCAAGAAAATGCTCAGCAGTGTCTTGATTTAGCTATTGAATACAAGTTGCGTGCGGTCAGTTACGGACGTGGTCCAGACCAAGCAACAATCGCCCGTTTAAAAGCGGCAGGCGTATTATGTATTCCCACGGTTGGCGCGGTTAAACACGCCATTAAAGCGGTTGAATTGGGTGCTGATATGGTGACGATTCAAGGTGGTGAAGGTGGCGGACATACCGGCAGCGTGCCTAGCAGTATTTTATTACCACAAGTGTTAAATGCCGTGTCCGTGCCGGTTATTTGTGCCGGAGGTTTCTCTTGCGGGCGTGGGCTTGCTTCAGTACTTGCAGCCGGTGCCGATGGTATGGCGATGGGCACGCGTTTTTTATTAACCTCTGATGCGCCAACACCAAAAATTACTCAACAGCGTTACTTAGATACCCATGATGTGGCCGATATCAGAATTTCTACCGCAGTAGATGGCATGCGTCATCGCATGATTAACAATCCATTTATAGATGAGTTAGAACGCTCTAGTGGTATGAAACGCCTGTGGCTTGCACTGCGAAGTGCACGACAATGGAAAAAAGAAACCGGTATGACTTTAAGTCATATGATGAAAGTATTTTTTAAAGGCTTTCGTGAAGACCCGACCGCGGTGGCAACGTTAATAATGTCGGCTAACCAGCCGGTGTTAATACAAAAATCTATGGTCGATGGTAATCCTGATGCCGGTATTTTACCGAGCGGTCAAGTTGCTGCTGCTATTAACGATTTACCCAGCGTAGAAACTCTCATTAACGAAATTATCACTCAAGCAGACACTTGCATTGAGCAACTAATCACCCGCCGGTCTAACCGGTCAGCTGAATAA
- a CDS encoding acyl-CoA dehydrogenase family protein, with protein sequence MKLTYTPEQQSFRLEVREWLAANVPKEKLPTYDTKAGFELHREWERKLHQAGYSMVMWPKEYGGRGCDLIDWLIFEEEYYGAGAPGRVNQNGQLLLGSTLLEFGTPAQKAQFLPRMASSDDMWAQAWSEPNAGSDMANISSKALLDGDHYILNGQKTWSTRAIYADWAFGLFRSEVGSKRHHGLSFLMVPLDAEGVTIRPIKALDGEDAFAEIFFDNVKVPVEHRIGDEGKGWHVAMATAGFERGLLLRSPARFQQPVRKLVQLYRDNKASADRDPSIGVAVAKCWSDAEAYALSAYNTVGRLNSGAKIGAESSLNKVFWSELDLLIHQTAMNILGATGELLASGSLAQEQAYWLNGFLFAQAGPIYAGSNEIQRNIVAERMLGLPR encoded by the coding sequence ATGAAATTAACTTATACACCGGAACAACAAAGCTTTCGCCTTGAAGTGCGAGAGTGGTTAGCGGCCAATGTGCCCAAAGAAAAACTACCAACTTACGACACCAAAGCAGGTTTCGAGTTACACCGCGAGTGGGAACGTAAGTTACACCAAGCTGGGTATTCTATGGTGATGTGGCCAAAAGAGTACGGCGGACGCGGTTGTGATTTAATCGATTGGCTTATTTTTGAAGAAGAATACTATGGTGCTGGCGCGCCAGGTCGCGTTAATCAAAATGGCCAGCTTTTACTGGGCTCAACATTGCTTGAATTTGGTACACCAGCGCAAAAAGCACAATTTTTACCCCGAATGGCATCAAGCGATGATATGTGGGCGCAAGCTTGGTCTGAGCCTAATGCGGGTTCTGATATGGCGAACATTAGCAGTAAAGCACTTCTAGACGGTGACCATTATATTCTCAATGGCCAAAAAACTTGGTCTACTCGTGCTATATACGCCGATTGGGCTTTTGGTTTATTCCGCTCAGAAGTTGGCTCGAAACGCCATCATGGATTGTCATTTTTGATGGTACCACTAGACGCAGAAGGGGTGACAATTCGCCCGATTAAAGCGTTAGATGGTGAAGATGCCTTTGCAGAAATTTTCTTTGATAACGTTAAAGTACCTGTTGAACACCGCATTGGTGATGAAGGCAAAGGTTGGCATGTTGCTATGGCTACCGCTGGCTTCGAGCGTGGCTTATTATTACGCTCACCAGCACGTTTTCAACAACCGGTGCGTAAACTAGTTCAGCTTTATCGTGATAATAAAGCATCCGCTGATCGTGACCCGTCAATCGGTGTTGCCGTCGCTAAATGTTGGTCAGACGCTGAAGCGTATGCTCTTTCAGCCTACAACACCGTAGGACGACTCAACAGTGGCGCTAAAATTGGCGCAGAATCGAGCTTAAACAAAGTGTTCTGGTCAGAGCTTGATTTGCTAATTCATCAAACGGCAATGAATATTCTTGGCGCTACCGGTGAGTTACTCGCGTCGGGATCTCTTGCACAAGAGCAGGCTTATTGGCTTAACGGCTTTTTATTCGCTCAAGCTGGGCCGATATATGCTGGCTCCAATGAAATTCAACGTAACATTGTTGCTGAGCGTATGCTTGGCCTACCTAGATAA
- a CDS encoding CoA-transferase subunit beta — protein sequence MTTQYSLAELMICAASTAFDNDGEVLATGIGVIPRLAATLSMSTKNPDLMMTDSEAYLLSEPNPIGPRSDDFVQRNETWMGFSRIFDNVWSRKRHAMIGPTQIDQFGQSNISALGSDYDKPKIQMLGVRGLPGNSISHANSFFVPSHNKRVFVANECDVVCSIGYNPERLPKGYQLDEVDIRLVITDICVMDWQGPNHQLRLVSLHPGVSVDEVIEKTGFAIHVEDNTPTTAAPTDEQLAIIAKFDPHNIRAKQLKDNPPGVRAAAVTEDS from the coding sequence ATGACAACTCAGTACAGCTTGGCAGAATTAATGATTTGTGCCGCATCAACAGCTTTTGATAACGACGGTGAAGTGTTAGCAACCGGCATTGGGGTAATCCCACGTTTAGCTGCAACGTTATCAATGAGCACAAAAAATCCTGATCTGATGATGACTGATTCAGAAGCATACTTACTTAGTGAGCCAAATCCTATTGGTCCACGCAGTGATGACTTTGTTCAGCGCAACGAAACATGGATGGGTTTTTCTCGTATTTTCGACAACGTTTGGAGCCGTAAGCGCCATGCGATGATCGGTCCAACACAAATTGATCAATTTGGTCAAAGTAACATTTCAGCATTGGGCAGTGATTACGATAAACCTAAAATCCAAATGTTGGGTGTTCGTGGTTTACCGGGTAACTCGATCAGCCATGCTAACTCATTCTTTGTCCCTAGCCATAACAAACGTGTATTTGTGGCCAATGAGTGTGATGTGGTTTGTTCTATTGGTTATAACCCTGAGCGTTTGCCTAAAGGTTATCAGTTAGATGAAGTCGATATTCGTCTCGTGATCACTGACATTTGTGTTATGGATTGGCAAGGACCAAATCATCAACTACGTTTAGTTAGCCTGCACCCTGGTGTTAGTGTTGATGAAGTGATTGAAAAAACAGGTTTTGCTATTCATGTTGAAGACAATACACCGACTACGGCTGCGCCAACTGATGAACAATTAGCCATAATCGCAAAGTTTGACCCACATAATATTCGTGCTAAACAACTTAAAGATAACCCTCCAGGTGTTCGTGCTGCGGCGGTTACTGAGGATTCATAA
- a CDS encoding SDR family oxidoreductase: MAICQGRTVIITGSGGGLGRAYALAFAQEGANVVVNDIRLDAAESVVNEIKAAGGKAIANSSDITKTATAQEIVDDAIAAFGEVHILVNNAGVLRDGMFVNSTEDEWDMVMQVHLKGHFCLANILSRRWRDLAKAGNPVAARIINTSSGAGLQGSVGQSNYSAAKGGVATLTLVQASELARYGITANALAPAARTAMTESAMPDLVKKPEDDSFDAWAPENVAPLVVWLGSEGSGEVTGQVFETQGGRISLCDGWRTGPTLDKGARLDVNEVASVIEQLNQQAQAPQKVWGSK, from the coding sequence ATGGCTATTTGCCAAGGACGTACCGTTATTATCACGGGTAGTGGGGGTGGTTTAGGTCGCGCTTATGCACTCGCTTTTGCACAAGAAGGTGCAAACGTAGTAGTTAACGATATCCGTTTAGACGCTGCAGAGTCAGTGGTTAATGAAATTAAAGCGGCTGGTGGTAAAGCGATTGCCAACAGTAGCGATATTACCAAAACGGCAACCGCACAAGAAATTGTTGATGATGCCATTGCCGCTTTCGGTGAAGTGCATATTCTGGTCAATAATGCCGGTGTTTTACGTGACGGTATGTTTGTAAATTCTACTGAAGATGAGTGGGATATGGTGATGCAAGTTCACCTTAAAGGCCACTTTTGTTTAGCTAACATTTTAAGCCGCCGCTGGCGTGACCTAGCTAAAGCAGGTAACCCTGTGGCAGCACGTATTATCAATACTAGTTCAGGTGCAGGCCTGCAAGGTTCAGTAGGGCAATCAAATTACTCTGCCGCAAAAGGTGGTGTTGCAACATTAACCTTAGTACAAGCTTCAGAGCTTGCTCGCTATGGCATTACTGCTAACGCACTTGCACCAGCGGCTCGTACAGCGATGACCGAATCTGCGATGCCAGACCTAGTTAAAAAACCAGAAGACGATAGTTTTGACGCTTGGGCACCCGAAAACGTTGCCCCATTAGTGGTATGGCTTGGTAGCGAAGGCTCTGGCGAAGTCACTGGCCAGGTTTTTGAAACCCAAGGTGGCCGTATTTCACTGTGCGATGGTTGGCGTACTGGCCCGACTCTTGATAAAGGTGCGCGATTAGACGTTAATGAAGTTGCCAGTGTTATTGAGCAGCTAAATCAACAAGCACAAGCACCACAAAAGGTTTGGGGAAGTAAGTAA
- a CDS encoding NAD(P)-dependent oxidoreductase: MRLALHFDFPGLQDSLLKLLPELEIILLPSAPDSVLPADLSADILLTSSHLFKSNLEQVLAQCEGLKWVHVFGTGIDNFPLQLIKDRVLTCGRGASSVPIAEWTIAMMLSFEKRLPESWIESPPQDWFAAPKLGTLANKTLGIIGFGTIGQEIAKRALAFDMRVLAKVRSFRASPMKGVELIQDLKEVLQQADHLVLALPATPESQHLINAQTLAQTKQGVHIVNVARASILDQEALKSFLDSGHVAQASLDVITPEPLTAGHWAYTHPQVFLSPHISWNSPEMMGSLMNSFIVNLTAFANNEPLTGVVDVKAGY, translated from the coding sequence ATGCGACTAGCTTTACATTTTGACTTTCCTGGCTTACAAGATTCGCTACTGAAATTATTGCCCGAGCTTGAAATTATTTTGTTACCTTCAGCACCTGATTCCGTGCTTCCTGCTGACTTATCAGCGGATATTTTACTCACTTCGTCTCACTTGTTTAAGAGCAATCTAGAACAGGTTTTAGCTCAATGTGAAGGCTTAAAATGGGTACATGTATTTGGTACCGGCATTGATAACTTCCCTTTGCAGTTGATCAAAGATCGGGTGTTAACTTGTGGTCGCGGTGCTAGCTCAGTGCCTATCGCTGAATGGACGATAGCTATGATGTTAAGTTTTGAAAAACGCCTACCTGAGAGTTGGATTGAGTCGCCACCACAAGACTGGTTCGCGGCACCTAAACTTGGCACCTTGGCTAATAAAACTTTGGGGATTATAGGTTTTGGCACTATTGGTCAAGAAATTGCGAAACGTGCTTTAGCATTCGATATGCGGGTGTTAGCGAAAGTGAGATCTTTCAGAGCAAGCCCAATGAAAGGTGTGGAATTAATCCAAGATTTAAAGGAAGTTTTACAACAAGCCGATCATTTGGTTCTGGCATTGCCAGCAACCCCAGAAAGTCAACATTTGATTAACGCACAAACTTTGGCCCAAACCAAGCAGGGCGTGCACATTGTCAATGTTGCACGTGCTAGCATATTAGACCAAGAAGCCCTGAAATCCTTTTTAGATAGTGGTCATGTGGCACAAGCCTCATTGGATGTTATTACGCCAGAGCCATTAACGGCGGGTCACTGGGCTTATACACATCCTCAGGTTTTTTTAAGCCCACATATTTCATGGAATTCACCTGAAATGATGGGATCGCTTATGAACAGTTTTATTGTTAATTTAACCGCCTTCGCTAATAACGAACCTTTAACGGGAGTTGTTGATGTTAAGGCCGGCTATTAA
- a CDS encoding amidase translates to MTKVNLDRRRLMQACGAIGSVSMLGLSLNAQAAKLAATKAPSLSLNDYENWDMSAMAGMLRAGEVSPLELTDAAINRFEQNTDLNVVAVNHFDMARESAKSLSKLSTAQRAEQMQNRPLLGVPFALKDLGVGLANTITTNGCQFFKDNLVEENSTLVNRYQAAGLNIMAKLTSPEFGQTPTGESTLHGDTLNPWDKRYSSGGSSAGSAAAVAARILPAAHGSDGGGSIRIPASHCGLFGLKPSRGRVASGPASLEGSMGLSVHHALSRSVRDSALLLQLTQGAELGSRVSLANADMLAALKAKPKRLKVALMESHPFGYPVHQDCKDALNKTVALLTSLGHIVEKAQPVLPLEQMFKGMGVATSSSLLNAVQARELTLGRAARENEFEELVWGHLQKAKEFSAQQMLSARKAFDQGGQAFDRFFQDYDVILSPVTTAPPPKIGALTLNQPYDAFVKEVLKASPIAALYNMTGLPAMSVPLHWNESGLPIGVQFAGAYGAEAGLIALASQLEQAAPWADKKPNLS, encoded by the coding sequence ATGACTAAGGTAAATTTAGATAGAAGACGACTAATGCAGGCTTGTGGCGCGATAGGTAGTGTGTCGATGCTAGGTTTATCTTTAAACGCTCAAGCTGCCAAGCTAGCGGCCACTAAAGCACCTAGCTTGTCGTTAAACGATTATGAAAACTGGGACATGTCAGCCATGGCTGGCATGTTACGGGCTGGAGAAGTCAGCCCGTTAGAATTAACCGATGCCGCGATTAATCGCTTTGAACAAAATACTGATTTAAATGTTGTCGCGGTTAACCATTTTGATATGGCACGCGAATCGGCAAAAAGTTTAAGTAAATTAAGCACAGCACAACGTGCTGAGCAGATGCAGAACAGACCTTTATTGGGTGTGCCGTTTGCCTTAAAAGATTTAGGTGTTGGCTTAGCGAACACGATTACGACTAATGGATGCCAATTTTTTAAAGACAATCTTGTTGAAGAAAACTCAACGTTAGTTAACCGCTACCAAGCAGCGGGCCTTAACATTATGGCGAAGCTTACGAGTCCTGAGTTTGGTCAAACGCCAACAGGCGAGTCAACTTTACATGGCGATACGCTAAACCCTTGGGACAAACGTTATAGTAGTGGTGGCTCATCTGCTGGCTCGGCGGCTGCCGTAGCAGCGAGGATCCTACCTGCGGCACACGGCAGTGATGGTGGCGGCTCTATTCGTATACCTGCTTCACACTGTGGTTTATTTGGCCTTAAGCCGAGTCGTGGTCGTGTGGCTTCAGGTCCTGCAAGTCTTGAAGGTTCTATGGGGCTGTCAGTACATCATGCCTTGAGCCGAAGCGTGCGTGACTCTGCCCTGTTATTACAACTGACACAAGGCGCAGAATTAGGCTCTCGGGTAAGCTTAGCGAACGCAGATATGTTAGCAGCGCTAAAAGCTAAGCCGAAACGCTTAAAAGTTGCCTTAATGGAGAGTCATCCTTTTGGTTATCCAGTGCATCAAGATTGTAAAGACGCTCTGAATAAAACTGTCGCACTTTTAACTAGCTTAGGGCATATTGTCGAAAAAGCGCAGCCAGTATTGCCGCTTGAACAAATGTTTAAAGGCATGGGCGTCGCAACATCTAGCAGTTTATTAAATGCGGTACAGGCGAGAGAATTAACATTGGGCCGCGCAGCACGTGAAAACGAATTCGAAGAGCTTGTTTGGGGACATTTACAAAAAGCGAAAGAATTTAGCGCTCAGCAAATGTTGTCAGCACGCAAAGCTTTTGACCAAGGCGGCCAAGCCTTTGATCGCTTCTTTCAAGACTATGATGTGATTTTATCCCCAGTGACCACAGCGCCACCGCCAAAAATTGGCGCATTAACCTTAAATCAACCCTACGACGCCTTTGTCAAAGAGGTATTAAAGGCTTCACCCATTGCCGCTTTATATAACATGACAGGCTTACCTGCGATGTCTGTACCTCTGCATTGGAATGAAAGTGGCTTACCTATCGGCGTTCAATTTGCCGGTGCTTATGGCGCAGAAGCTGGACTGATTGCCCTGGCGAGCCAACTAGAGCAAGCCGCACCTTGGGCAGATAAAAAGCCTAACTTAAGTTAG